In Methermicoccus shengliensis DSM 18856, a single genomic region encodes these proteins:
- a CDS encoding SHOCT domain-containing protein, translating into MSTGVTSGRPSPGPPCGGNNMFIGNYIKLTSSLPLPPPLLYPLAFARGLSSNGKLNGALWFILVILPMIGIIFLLLYIVIREPTPAKTEKSRALEVLKERYAKGEITREEYL; encoded by the coding sequence ATGTCCACAGGCGTAACTTCGGGCCGTCCCAGCCCTGGGCCACCTTGCGGTGGCAATAATATGTTCATCGGGAACTACATAAAACTTACCTCCAGCCTCCCCCTCCCGCCTCCCCTGCTGTATCCCCTCGCTTTCGCAAGGGGACTTAGCAGCAACGGAAAGTTAAATGGTGCTCTGTGGTTCATTCTCGTAATTCTTCCAATGATTGGGATAATATTTCTTTTACTTTACATTGTAATAAGAGAACCTACACCAGCTAAAACAGAAAAAAGCAGAGCACTTGAGGTTTTAAAGGAAAGGTACGCTAAGGGGGAAATTACAAGGGAAGAGTATCTATGA
- a CDS encoding heavy metal translocating P-type ATPase — protein MHDMHMHEAEKEETQEDMEHKMKTETKHEEHEMHEMEKMKREHENHEIKHASHHEHMRQDFKRRFIVCLILTFPILILSPAIQNFLGFKFEFTGSIYTLFLLSSFVYFYGGYPFLKGVFDELKKRTPGMMTLIAVAITIAYVYSSAVVFGLKGKFFFWELATLIDIMLLGHWIEMRSVLGASRALEELVKIMPSEAHLIKNGEVVDVKVESLKIGDRVLVKPGEKIPVDGVVVEGETTVNEAMLTGESKPVTKKVGDEVIGGAINGEGSIVVEVKRTGKDTYLNQVIELVRQAQESKSRTQDLADRAAFFLTIIALTVGSVTLIAWLAFGMDFVFAIERAVTVMVITCPHALGLAVPLVVAVSTSLAAKSGLLIRDRQAFEKAKDLQAIVFDKTGTLTEGKFGVTDIIPLNSIGKDEILRVAASLEAKSEHPIAEGVVRSAKERNLSLEEVEHFKAIPGKGVEGMINGKKFKVASPSYLRENKIELKDERVEKVEQQGKTVVFLLEDEKPVGAIALADIIRKESKEAIESLKKMGIKCMMLTGDNKFVAKWVAEEIGLDEFFAEVLPHEKAEVIKSIQERGLTVAMVGDGINDAPALAQADVGIAIGAGTDVAIETADIILVRNDPRDVVSVIQLSKKTYSKMFQNLLWATGYNSFAIPLSAGVLYGYGVLLTPAIGALLMSLSTVIVAMNAKMLIVDLGY, from the coding sequence ATGCATGACATGCACATGCATGAAGCTGAAAAAGAAGAGACTCAAGAAGATATGGAGCACAAAATGAAAACTGAAACCAAGCATGAAGAACATGAAATGCACGAAATGGAGAAAATGAAACGTGAGCATGAAAACCACGAGATTAAGCATGCATCCCACCACGAACACATGAGGCAGGACTTCAAGAGGAGATTCATAGTTTGTTTAATTCTGACCTTTCCAATTCTAATCTTATCTCCAGCAATTCAGAACTTTCTTGGTTTTAAATTTGAATTTACTGGCTCAATCTATACCCTGTTCCTTCTATCTTCTTTTGTTTACTTCTATGGTGGATATCCATTTCTCAAAGGAGTTTTTGACGAGTTAAAAAAGAGAACTCCGGGAATGATGACTTTGATTGCTGTAGCCATAACCATTGCTTACGTTTACAGCTCTGCAGTCGTTTTTGGTCTCAAAGGCAAATTCTTTTTCTGGGAGCTTGCAACCCTTATCGACATCATGCTTCTCGGTCATTGGATTGAGATGAGATCGGTTCTTGGGGCTTCAAGGGCTTTGGAGGAGCTTGTAAAAATAATGCCTTCTGAAGCTCATCTTATAAAAAACGGGGAAGTTGTGGATGTAAAGGTTGAAAGTCTGAAAATTGGAGATAGAGTCCTTGTTAAACCAGGTGAAAAAATACCTGTTGATGGTGTAGTTGTTGAAGGAGAAACGACAGTAAATGAGGCTATGCTAACAGGAGAATCCAAGCCTGTTACAAAGAAAGTAGGGGACGAAGTTATAGGTGGAGCTATCAATGGGGAAGGTTCGATTGTTGTTGAGGTAAAACGGACTGGAAAAGACACATATCTTAATCAGGTTATAGAGCTTGTCAGACAAGCTCAGGAGAGCAAATCGAGAACTCAGGATTTGGCTGACAGAGCAGCTTTCTTTCTTACAATTATAGCTTTAACCGTTGGAAGTGTAACCTTGATAGCCTGGCTAGCTTTTGGAATGGATTTTGTTTTTGCAATTGAAAGAGCTGTAACGGTTATGGTTATAACCTGTCCCCATGCTTTGGGTTTGGCAGTTCCATTAGTTGTCGCAGTCTCAACATCATTAGCAGCAAAATCTGGATTACTTATAAGAGATAGGCAGGCTTTTGAAAAGGCTAAGGATTTGCAGGCTATCGTTTTTGATAAAACTGGAACACTTACAGAGGGTAAATTTGGAGTAACAGATATAATACCTCTCAATTCGATTGGCAAAGATGAAATTTTAAGGGTAGCTGCATCGCTTGAGGCTAAATCTGAACATCCTATAGCTGAAGGGGTTGTGAGAAGTGCCAAGGAGAGGAATTTAAGCCTTGAGGAAGTAGAACACTTCAAAGCCATTCCGGGAAAGGGCGTTGAAGGAATGATAAATGGTAAGAAATTCAAGGTTGCAAGTCCCAGCTATTTGAGGGAAAATAAGATAGAGTTGAAGGATGAAAGAGTGGAGAAGGTTGAACAGCAAGGAAAGACCGTTGTATTTCTGCTTGAAGATGAAAAGCCTGTTGGGGCTATAGCTTTGGCAGATATTATCAGAAAGGAATCGAAAGAGGCAATTGAAAGTCTTAAAAAAATGGGTATAAAGTGTATGATGCTCACGGGAGATAACAAATTCGTTGCAAAATGGGTTGCTGAAGAAATTGGCTTGGACGAATTCTTTGCAGAAGTTCTGCCTCATGAGAAAGCCGAGGTTATTAAAAGCATACAGGAGAGGGGTTTAACAGTTGCAATGGTTGGCGATGGCATAAACGATGCTCCAGCTTTAGCACAGGCAGATGTTGGTATAGCCATAGGAGCAGGAACTGATGTAGCAATAGAAACTGCCGATATCATTTTAGTCAGGAATGACCCAAGAGATGTCGTGTCTGTAATTCAACTCTCTAAGAAAACCTACTCAAAGATGTTCCAGAATTTACTGTGGGCTACAGGTTATAACTCCTTTGCGATTCCTCTATCAGCAGGTGTTCTTTATGGATATGGAGTTTTACTTACTCCAGCAATTGGGGCATTGCTAATGAGTTTAAGCACAGTAATAGTTGCAATGAATGCAAAGATGTTGATTGTAGATTTGGGCTACTAA
- the rd gene encoding rubredoxin produces the protein MAKYQCTVCGYVYDEDEGDPDNGIPAGTKWEDLPEDWVCPVCGASKEEFGRIE, from the coding sequence ATGGCGAAATATCAGTGCACTGTTTGCGGATACGTGTATGATGAGGATGAAGGCGATCCAGACAACGGTATTCCTGCTGGCACAAAGTGGGAAGATTTGCCAGAAGACTGGGTTTGTCCTGTTTGTGGAGCAAGTAAGGAGGAGTTTGGGAGGATAGAGTGA
- a CDS encoding flavin reductase family protein: MNPKALYKISYGLYVVASVKDGKYNGQIANTVFQVASKPILIAASLNKENLTHNYVKHSGVFTVSVLAKDTPMEFIGRFGFKSGKNFDKFKGINYKIGKTGAPVVLDNAVAYIEAKVVNRLDASTHTLFIGEVVDAELLEDREVMTYEHYHFVKGGKSPKTATVYLEE; the protein is encoded by the coding sequence ATGAATCCCAAGGCGTTATACAAAATAAGCTACGGACTCTATGTAGTTGCATCTGTGAAAGATGGAAAGTACAACGGACAGATAGCAAACACCGTTTTTCAGGTAGCATCAAAGCCCATCTTAATTGCAGCAAGCTTGAATAAGGAGAACTTAACGCACAATTATGTAAAGCACAGCGGAGTTTTTACAGTTTCAGTTTTGGCTAAGGACACGCCAATGGAATTCATAGGAAGATTTGGCTTTAAGTCTGGTAAGAACTTTGATAAATTTAAAGGAATAAACTACAAAATTGGTAAAACAGGAGCACCAGTTGTTTTAGACAACGCAGTGGCTTACATTGAGGCTAAGGTTGTAAACAGGTTGGATGCAAGTACTCACACACTGTTTATCGGAGAAGTTGTGGATGCTGAACTGCTGGAAGATAGAGAAGTCATGACGTACGAACACTACCATTTTGTAAAAGGTGGTAAGAGTCCAAAAACTGCAACCGTTTATCTGGAGGAGTAA
- the rbr gene encoding rubrerythrin: METLKNLVKAFIGESQARNRYTFYAKIARDEGYEQIAEIFRITADNEKEHAETLFKLIQERKGDVKEISVEAAAPLTFGSTAENLKAAIEGEHYENTEMYPSFAEIAEKEGFVEIAKRLRAIAEAEKHHEERYRKLLKEVEAGTVFKKDKEVYWVCMECGYVHYGKEPPEECPSCKHPRGYFMVKCEEY; this comes from the coding sequence ATGGAAACTTTAAAAAATTTGGTTAAAGCCTTTATTGGGGAAAGTCAGGCAAGAAACAGATATACTTTCTATGCCAAAATAGCCAGAGACGAGGGGTATGAGCAAATTGCGGAGATATTCAGAATTACCGCTGACAATGAAAAAGAGCATGCTGAGACTCTTTTCAAACTAATTCAGGAGAGAAAGGGGGATGTAAAAGAGATTAGCGTTGAAGCTGCAGCTCCTTTAACCTTTGGAAGTACAGCTGAAAACCTGAAGGCAGCAATAGAAGGGGAGCATTACGAAAATACTGAGATGTACCCAAGTTTTGCTGAAATTGCAGAAAAGGAGGGGTTTGTTGAGATAGCAAAAAGATTGAGGGCTATAGCAGAGGCAGAAAAACACCATGAGGAAAGATACAGAAAATTGCTTAAAGAAGTCGAAGCTGGAACTGTTTTTAAGAAAGACAAAGAGGTTTACTGGGTTTGCATGGAGTGCGGATATGTGCACTATGGAAAAGAGCCTCCGGAAGAATGTCCCTCATGCAAGCATCCGAGGGGTTACTTCATGGTAAAGTGTGAGGAGTATTAG
- a CDS encoding desulfoferrodoxin family protein, producing the protein MEDRLKPGDKPEAEFEVKGKVVARAYCNVHGLWIEE; encoded by the coding sequence ATGGAGGATAGATTGAAACCGGGAGATAAGCCAGAAGCTGAGTTTGAAGTGAAAGGTAAAGTGGTTGCAAGAGCATATTGTAACGTGCACGGTTTGTGGATTGAGGAGTGA